In Truepera sp., the sequence GGCCCCGGCTGCCCTTGGCGCACTCACCCCGATCCACCTGGCGATGAGTAGGAGAACGGTCGCCGCAACGATGACGGTCAGAACTGCCGCGAGCACCACCTTGAGCCCGGTCAGAGTGAACGCTTGTGAGGCGAAGTCCTGTCCGGAGGTCAACCCGACGGCCGCAAGGAACAGAAGCAGGCCCAACTGCCGGACAGTCCGGTTCGCCGCTCCCGGCATCCCCCACACGACCGGCCCGGTCCGTTCGAGCCCGCCCAGGACCATCCCTACCAGGAGCGGCCCCGCGGCCGGCCCCAGCGAGAAGCTCGCGCCTCCGGGGAGCGGAATCGTGATCAGCCCCAACCCCAACCCAAGCGCCATCCCGATCCCGACGGTGAGCGCGTCGATCTCGGAGACCTTCCGCTCGGAGTCTCCGAGGAACTCCGAGACGGCCGTGAGTTCTTCGGCCGGTACGACGGCGAGGACCCGGTCGCCGAGGTCGAGGGTCAGGTCGTCGCGCGCTAGGAGGTCCAGGTCGCCACGCCGGACGCGCGTGATCACGCCTCCGAACCGCCTCGGGATATCCAGGTCTGAGATGCTGCGTCCGGCCACTCTCCGGCTCGACACGACGAACCGTCGATAGTCGACCGATGTGCGATCGTCGGCGAGGTGCTCGCTTACACGCTCGCCCAAGTGGGCTACTGCCTCGTTGACCCGCTCCAGGGGACCCACGACCACGACCCGGTCTCCGGGGAGGAGCTCCTCACCCGGAGTGGCCACGCGAGTGCGGCCCTCGCGGGCGAGGTACGAGATCAGCACGCTCTGGTCGGCGAAGCCGGGCACGTCCTCGAACCGTGTCCGAGTCTTGACGAGTGCGGTGCAAGCATCCAGCCCTAGGCTCGCCGCCGAAGGCGGGTCGCGGCGCCCGGGCCAGGTCCGGTTCACCACCGCCGCCACGGCCAGGATCGCAACCGCTACTCCGATCGGGTACCCGAGCGAGTACCCGACCGCGGGCTCCGAGGTGCCGGCCGCCGCCGTCGCCGCGGCGAGGGCGGGAGTCGACGTCAAGGCCCCGGCGAAGGTGCCCGCCGTGAGCGCCCCGCCGAGGCCGAGGAGCTTCCCCAGTCCGACCGCGGCTCCCGCCGCCACGACGCTGGTGAGGACGGCTCCTGTCATCAACGGCAGTTGGCGGCGCAGATCCCGGAAGAACGTATCGCCAGCTGCGAGGCCCACCGTGTAGACGAAGAGGGCTAGCCCCAGGGTCTGGACGAGCGCCAGCCCCTCACCGAGCCTGTGATCCAGGGCCCCGAGGCCCAATCCGACGAACAGGGCCCCCGCGGATCCGAACCGCAGTGGCCCGAACGGTATCGCGCCGAACGCGGTCCCGAGGGCAACGACGAGAAAGATGGTCAGAAGCGGAGAACTTGCCAGGATATCGAGGGCTGCCACGCAACCTCCTTAGGGAGCATTTGAGGTCGAGGATCACGCGAAAAACCATGCCGCCTCACGTGGAGCCCCATCGTCGCCAACGTCACCCTCGCCGCCCCACCGTCGGCGCGCTCAAGAGTCAGGCCACACTGGCCGGATGCGATGCTAGAGGGCATCCGCCCCTGCCAAGGCCATCGCGCGGCTGACAGCGTCCTCCAGTCGAGAGATCTCCTCATCACTGAGTTCAATGAACTGCTCGCGCTTACGACCTGAGAGCTCGCCGCCGTTCTGCATGATCGATCGGACAAGCAAAGAGGCACGCCTGTCGGGCATGTCGACGATTTCACGTACGCCCTGCAAGGCGCTATCGAAAACGGTCATGAAGCCGAGTTCCTCTTCGAGGTCGATCCGTATGGTGTCGGCGATCCGGTCGTAGAGGAACTCGACGAAACGGGTTGCGTCGAAGTAACGGTATAGGTGGTGGGTGTCATTCTGGACGACAAGATCCCCGTCCTGCGACCAGTCCCACTCGATGTGCTCGAACAGAGGCCTGGAAAAGGCCTCCAACGCTTCGTCGTACTGTTGCTGCTGCCTGACGATCGCAGCCGACACCGGAAAGATCGTCTTACTGGGGCTATAGCCTCGCCGAGCCAGGACATGATGGATCAGGAATCGGTGGATCCGACCGTTGCCAGCCTGGAACGGGTGGATGAAGACGAATGAGAACGCTACGACCGCCGCCGCTAGGACGGGGTCGATATCGTCATCGATGAGGCGTCGGTAGAGGTCGCGCCAGCCAGCCATCAGGTCGGCAACGTCGGCCGGCTTGGGGCTGATGAAGTGAACCTCCTCCCGGTAGCCGGAGATCGTTTGCCCAACGAAGTTCTGGAAGTCCCGCCATCCGGCCGCAGCGTAGCGGGGGTCGACAATCGCCCCCTGCAGTGCCACGAGGCCGGCAGAGTCGGCAACATCGATGCTGGCGGCCCTCCTGAGGACATCGACGAAGCGGGTGGCACGATCGGCCGACGGCCTCTCCCCTTCGATCGCAAACGTCGACCGGGTCTCTTTCGTGAACAGGTAGTTAACAGCCCACATCAGGACGGTTCTGTCATACCGCGCGAGGAGCTTCCGCGCCTCCTCGTCTAGGCGCGCCTCCCGCGCAGTCCTGAGACGCTCCGTTTGCCGGACCACCGGGCAGAGCTTCGGCCCTCCCAGGAGATTGTCGATGACCCGGTGTCGTTTGCTGTTGCGCCGTGTCTGGAGACCCACGTGTTGCCTCGGATTGAGGGCATGTACGTAGTTGCCCCGCTTGACGTCGGGCAAATCGAGCTTCTCGCCCAACAGCCTTTCATAGAAGAACCATGCTCGGCGGCTATGACTTCCGGTCGGCTCCCGGCGCCCCCACTGCTCGAATCCAGTTGGGCCGATGGCTCTCATGGCCGCGATCATGACGCCAAGGTCGAACGGCTCATGACGGAGAGCGAAGCGCACGTTCTCGATGGGAGTCGGTTCGACTGCGTACTGCTGAGGGTAGAACTCGTAAGTTCGATTGTCATGAACCTCGGTTCGTCTGGCGCCGGATACTGTGAAGCTCATCACCGCCGGCTCCGGAACGGCCAACCCGAGTTCACGGTGTAGCCATGATTGCCCTATGGGCTGCTGGTATCGATCCTCACGGCGGCCGTCCATTCCAGTTCGATTATAGCCGTGCCAGAACGTTTACAACGGCGGTGTTCCGTTCCAAATCGATTACACGGAATCGATTGTGCCAGAGTCACTGAGACGCAGAGCGCGAGCCGCAAGGTTTGGATGAGGTCGAGGCGCCGAGCGTATACTGAACACGCGCGAAAGGTCCGTTGTTGCCGGCGACACGTGCTGTCGCGGGTCCTAGGTGCCTGGCCAGCTGGGAACGCGCGGGGTCCGATGGCAGCCTTCACTGAGGTCGGTCGAGATGCAGGGAGGCACCACGATGCGGTCGATGAGTACGCCCACCGAGCCGATAGCGGCCTTTCCGGACATGGACTACGAGTCGTGGCGCGGCACGTTGCAAACGATCCACCGCTTCGCGCAGGTCGTCGGCAAGGTTCGGCTGGCCGCCAGTCCCAGACACAACCACTGGTGGAACGTCCCGCTACGCCTGACCGGCCGCGGACTCACGAGCCGCCCGATGGGCCGGGACCCGATCTTCTGTATCGACTTCGACTTCCTTGACCACCGCTTGGACCTGACCACCACGGCTGGCCAGCGCTACTCGTTCTCGCTGCCCGGGCTGTCGGTCGCCGCGTTCTACGAGCGGCTCCAACACGGCTTGGCGACGTTGGGCGTGAGGGCGCAGATCGACAGGCCGTACCCGTTCGACCTGCCCGATGCGGACCGCCCCTTCAGCGCCGACACGGAGCACGCCAGCTATGACACGGCCGCCGTGACCCGGTACTGGCAGGTTTTGTCTCAGGTGAACCTTCTGCTCGAGGCGTTCGCGAGCGGATTCTCGGGCAAGACCAGCCCCGTGCAGCACTTCTGGCACACCTTCGACATCGCGATGACGCGGTTCGCTGACAAGCATGTCGAGCAATCGGCTGGTGCCGACTCGGTCACGCGCGAGGCGTACTCCCGCGAAGTGATCAGCTTCGGCTTCTGGTTCGGCGATGAGAACTTCCGCGAGCCGGCGTTCTACTCCTACACCGCCCCGGAACCCGACGGGCTCGCGTCTGAGCCGCTGGCTCCGCCATCGGCCGGCTGGGTCGAGCAGCGCGGGAGCCACCTGGCGATCCTGCATTACCGTGACCTGCAGGAGATGCCGGACCCCCACCAGGCAGTGCTGGACTTCTACGAGTCCGCGTACCAGGCCGGCGCGCGGTTGGCGGGTTGGGACATCGCCAGGTACGCCAGCCCGGACGGTGTCACCGACCCGCGCGCATCGAGTGCAGACTGACGCTATGGCCGAGATAGCGTTGTTTCATTCCGTCCTCGGCGTCCGACCAGGCATTCACGACGCAGCCGATCGACTCCGTGCTCATGGCCACGACGTCACCGTCGTGGACCAGTACGACGGTCGTGTCTTCGACGACTACGACAAAGCGGGTGCGTTCGCGAGATCGATCGGCTACCCATCGCTCATGCGCCTCGCCCTCGATGCCGTGACCGAGCTCGATGACGGGTTCATCGCGGCCGGGTTCTCCAACGGGGGAGGCATGGCCGAGTACGTCGCGACTCAGCGACACGTCGGTGGCGTCTTGATGCTGTCCGGCGCATTGGATCTCGCCATGCTCGGGGTCGAGGCGTGGCCTGCTGGTGTGCCAGCGCAGATCCACTACACCGTCGACGATCCCTTCCGGAACCAGGTCGGGATCGACGCCCTCGTCAAACAGATACGAGATGCCGGCGCACACGTCGCGGTGTTTGACTACCCCGGCGCCGGTCACCTGTTCACAGACCGTTCGCTCGAATCGGAATACGACGAGCAGGCAGCCGAGTTGTTGTGGTCTCGTGTGCTTCCTTTCTGCGCCTCGCCGCCGAGCTGATCAAGGTTAGGCCCGGAGCGGGGGCACTGTGGGAGGCTCGCTGCCGGCGCGCCGAACCGTTTCCGCCTCGGGCCGTAGATCGAGTACAGCCGGACGACCAAGCCATGGGGAGCCGGAGCTCTTGCTACACGGCGCTCGGTTGTTGCGCGTTACCTGCTGTTGCGCGTTACCTGCTGTTGCGCCTGAACGCGTCGGCGAGCGCGGCGTCGTAGGTCCAGAGCGTCTCGACGCCGTGTTCGAGGGCAAGCGCAAGATGAATCAGGCCCCTGGCTGCCAGGGACGGGACCGTGCGCGCCAGCTCTCGTGCCATGCGTACGTTGGCGAGCGTGGTGTCGAGAACGGTCGTGAGGTCGGTGACGAGCACGAACGCGGCATCGAGTTCTGCGTAACGCTTGACTGGCAGGTACGCGTGCAGGAGTTCTTGGAGCACTTCGGCGGACGCGAGCAGTGGCGACGAGTTCGTCGCCAGGCGTTCCCGCACCTCGTCGCGCAGAGGGTGGGGCCTGCCGACGGCGTACATGATGACGTTCGTGTCGACGTAGGTCACTGGTCGAGACGCGGCGTGCGCGACGTCGCGATACGCTGTTTGACCGCCTCCCAGTCCTCCTCTCGACGCTCGTCACCGCGGCGGGCATCGAGCGCTGCGAAGAACGCCGGAAGGTCGGACGGCGACCTCAGGACCCTGCCTCGAGCGCTCTCCAGGCGCGCGCGGCCAGCCTCACGTAACCACTCGCTCAGCGACCGCCCCTCCCGCTGAGCCTGCGCCCTGAACGCCTCGCGTTCCGCGGCATCGATGAGCACATGAATGCGCGACATGTGCATGATCGTAGCACATACATTGGGTCGGACTCGGTGATGACCGGCCCCTGAAGAATGCTGGGCCATCGGTCACCCGAAGGCGGGATTGCCGGTCCTGGTGTTGTGGCCGAGCACCTCTATCTCGCCGGCCGTCGGCGCCAGCACGCCTGCGAGCAGGTCCACTCCACCGGCATGCTGCCTTACGGCACGGCCGACATGATCACGGGCGGCGTGTTCATCGCCTATGGTGTTCATGCAAAACGCGTCGAACACTTTGGCGACATCGTCACCTACGGGGTCAACGACATGGTGCTGGACACCTGGGGAACGGTGGATACGTGGATCGCGCACGCGCCGGTGGTGTCGTACGGCCCGAGCGGGATCGGTTTCGTGAATTTCGGCACCGTGGACGAGTTCCATGCGGAAGCCGAGATCGTTACCTACGGGTTGGGTGCGCGCGGCTTCAACCAGTACGACGGTACCGTGCGCAGCGCTCGCTTCAAATCCATCGAGACCTTCGGCGATGGCTCCATCGGCATCCAGGTCAGCAAGCCCGTGGGCACGATCACGGTTGACGAGGACGTGACGACCCACGGTTCGATCGGCAACACGCTGGTCAAGGGCGTGACCGTGTTGCTGCCGGCCGAAGCCTTCAGCGTGAAGCCCGGAGGCGTGGTCGAGAAACTCGGTGTCGGCGGCAGCCTGGTCACGCACGGTGCCAAGGTCACGACGTACGCGGTCGAAGGCGGCAAGGTGCTCGCGGTCGACATCAAGGGCGAAGTGCTCGCCAATGGCGAAGGCTCGGATGCAGTACTCGTCGCCGACAAGGGTTCGACGCCGCTGACCAACGTGCGCGCCAGCGCCAAGGCCGGCAAGGCCTTGCGTGAAGCGGACGGCGAGATCACGGATCGAACCGGCTTCCTGGCCGGGTATACGCTGTCGCTATCCGCTTGGTCACAGATGGGCAACTCGGCAAAACCTCGATGGCTCCATGTGCGTGCAAGCGAAGATGTCATAGACAAGCGGCCGATCGCGCTTCAAGGCACTACCACGATCCGACCTTTCACGCTGCCGGAGGCCATCGCCATGTGGGCTTTCGCCGCGTCAGCCAGGTGAAAGGTGGCACCCACGCGGGTCTTCAGCTTCCTGGACGTCAACAACCGGTTGATGCTGGCGGCCGCGCGCGCAAGATCAGCGGTCGACGCGTTGCTGATGGCAAATCCGCACAAGGTGACATCACGCGTATACATGTCTCCCACCGGAAGCGACGGATTCTGGCCTTGCAGACCCGCCATGATGACCGCTCGCCCACCCATCGCAAGCAGTGGCAAGCACTGTGCAAAGTCGTTGTGTCCGCTGGTATCCCACCACACGTCGATGCCGTCGTGGGCAGCCTCGCGGACCCGCGCGTACACATCCTTCAGGTGATAATCGAATACCGCTTGCACGCCCAGCTCATCGACCCAAGCCTGGTCTTCGGGCGCTGCCGTTGCGATGACCTGCGCACCGGCGGCTCTCGCCAGCTGCACAACGGCGCTGCCCACACCGCCACCGCCGCCCTCGACGAAGACGGTCTCACCGGCCTCGAGCCCGGCTTCGCGAACCAGACCGATATGAGCAGTCGCTGCCGTATGCAGCACCGAGACCACCTCTTTCAGTTCCACGCCTACAGGCAATGGATACAGGCGATCTTCGGCAACGACCGCATATTCCGCGAACGCACCTTGACGACCATGGTGTCCCAAGCTGTTGCACCACACCCGCTCGCCAACGTCGAATGACGCCACACCTGGTCCTGTTTCGATCACGGTACCGACGAGATCGCGGCCGATCACGAATGGAAACGGCGTGTGCGTCCTGTAGGCTCCGGAACGAACGAACAGGTCCACATGGTTGACCGCGCTCGCCTCCATTCGCACGAGTACGTCGGTCGGGCCCGGTCGCGGAACCGGCAACTCCCCCACCTCGATCTGCTCGACGCCGCCCGTTCCGCGGATGAACGCTGCGCGCATGGTCTGTGGAATCGTCATGGCGGACTCACTTGAAAGCGGCAAGATCGTTGGGCGGTAGAGGCCACGCCTTGCCCTTGAAGCGGTAGCCGCGACGCCGGAATACGTCCACGCAGTTGATTTCGCTGCGCGGATCTCGGTGCAGGTTCGCGAAAGTATCCGGCGAGTTCTGGTTCGTGAAAATCTGCTGGCCATCGTCGTAGACCATTACGGAACCCCTTGGGGACAGGTTGGGCGAGCCGCACGAGCGAGCTAGTGCTACGCCCAAGGTCGGTTTCCTCACACGGAGGACAGCCTGGAACACCGTAGCACTGTCATTGTTGGATTGGATGCTCACAAGGAATCGATCACGGCCGCCTGCGTCGGGGACTCTCAGCACCATGCGGGTTTCCCCACGCGCGAGTACGTGATCTTCGGAGGAGAGTGGTGGCTCTGCGATTTGAATCGCATCGCCGAATAACCGGAACGTGTGTACGACGCCATCGTCGCCGCCGGGCGCGGCCCCGTTCACGTAGCGGTCGAGAACGGTCAGCGGCAAGGCGAGAAGCGCAGGGCCCGTTTCAGGCTGGTGGGGTTCGAGCAACTGTTATGTACCGGTGGACGCGAATCGCGCGGCAGTTCACGCCGTCGAGTAGCGGTGGTCAGGAACGGGTTCTTCCACCCGATTCCCTCAGCTCACCCGAACGGCTGCGGGGCGTCCGGCGTCAGGATCTTCTCAAGCCAGGCGTCCACTTGGTCGTGTACGGTCCCGGATTTCTTGGTCGTGGTGTGGCCCCCACCCGGCACCACCAGGTGCGCGTGCGGGCTATCGGTTTGCGCGTCGACCGCGGCGGCAAATCCTGCGTGCACGTAAACGCAGTTGTTCGCGCCGTTCGTTTCGGGGAAGGGCGCTATCTCTCCGGCGCAGTGCTGATCCTGGTCGCCGACGACATCGAGCAACGGCACGGCCCTGAAGTCGTTCTCGGCGATGACGCGCTCGGGGATGACACCAGCGTCGCCGACGTCCGCGAAACGGCCGACCTTGGCGATGACCTGGTGGTAGTCGAAGTCGGCGTTCTTACGCACCTGCGGGGTCACGCCGGCACGCATGTAGGGAAGGAGCCGCGGCGTGATGAGGTAGGCGTCGAGGATGGCCGCGTTCACGTCGATCCCCTGCTCGTGAAGCGCGTAGCTCAACGCGAAGGCCCCCACGGAGCCCGCACTGGTGCCGTGGATCACGACCCAGGTGGTCTCGCGGTGTTCGGTGACCCACGTCAGGGCGGCTTCGTTCGCCAGCAGGCCATCGACCGTATCGCCCGCGGCACCGTAGTTCGGGTTGTTCGGGTAGGTGGTGCCCTCCCCGGCGTGCAGGTCGTGATCGCACATCGAGGGTACGAGCACCCTCCATCCCTCGTTCAGGCGCCGGGCTATGAGCGTGTCCCTGCCGGAACGGATACCGGTGACTCGGAGTAGATCGTCCAGCGATTCCTCGTCGTTCTCGGACTCGATCCCTATGTACCTCGTCGGGGTCTCGTCGTTGTAGTAGCCGATGCCGCCGCCATGCAGGTACACCCAGAGCGGCGCTTCTCCTAAAGGATCACCCTTCGGCTCTATGATCGCGAAGGTGAAGTTGCCGGGTCGACCACAGTGAAGGGCATCGTTGCGGTAGAGTAGGGCGGTCCAAGAGTCCGCCCCTCGGGTGATCACCCTCTCGTCCACTTTCGTGATGTTCTCGGTATGAATCGGAGGGTCGGTAGGTGAGGCGTGGTCCGGTGAGCCGGGCGCCCCAACGACCCTGCACCCGGTCGCGAACAGCAGGGCAGTCGCCATCACTGCCGCAGTTACACCTCGGGGCCAAGCCCTGGACTCTCTCACGTCAACCCTCCAAGCGGTAAAGCAAAACCGTCGGCCACTGGCGCCCTTCGGCCGAGCCCCAGGAAGAGAGGCTAGCGGACCGACCCCCTGGTACGTCTATGCAGCGCGTTACCCTGATGGTCTCAAGGGTCGAACGCGGGCAGCGACATAGTTCTTCACTTCGTTAGCCGGTCACTACCGTCTCACCCTAGCTGTGCGGGTCGTACATGAACTCGCGCAGCTCCTGCGAGCAACGGCACGCCACCGCGATCTTCCTGGCCCACTCGACCGCCTCCTCGCGCGTCGGCAGCTCCAGCACGGTGAACCCGCCCCTGAGCTCACTGCCCGGGTAGATCTCGGTGCTCACCGACCCGTCGGCGGAGACGAGTACCGGATCGACGTCCTCCGCGATCCCGCCGCCGAACACGTAGACGCCGGCAGCTTTCGCCTCGTCGATCACGGCGTGGGCTGCGGCGGACACGGTTCCTAGCTCCTCGCCGGGGAGCACCATGGCCTCGCTAGGGAAGGAGATGAGGTACTTGGCCATGTCCAGATGATGCTCCTAGGGTTCACCGGACCGCAACCATACGGGAGTGTTTTCGATGTTCTCGCTTGCTCGCGCTGAACGGACGGTTCGGTCGATCGAACGGCCCCATGGCCGGTGTTCATCCCGCTGTCGACGGGGCATGTCCGGCGGCTCGAGCGACTATGTGGTGGCCGGCGTACGTGGCATCTCGGCCTTGCCTAGGTCTATGCCGCTCGACGGGGCCATAATGAGAGCGCTCGGTCGTTCAGGAGGACATCATGGCAGCAGACGCGGAGCGAGAGAAAGCGGCAACCCCGGAGGACATCCCACGGTTGTTCCGGAAGTTCGTCGCGGCGGACGATTACGGTGGGCTCGCGACGCTCTATGAGCCAGGCGCGATCCTCGCCCTGCCGGCGGGCGAAGTGACGCGCGGGAATCACGCTATCGCCGAGGTGTTCCGGCGGGTGCTTGCCGAACGCCCACCGGGTGGATCCGAAGGCCAGTTGCAGCCCGTCTTGTACTGCGGAGATCTCGCCCTGACTTCGACCCGGCTATCCGATGGACGCGTAACGGCCGAAGTCGCCCGGCGGCAAGCGGACGGCTCGTGGCGCTGGGTCATAGATCAGCCCAACGTGACGAGCAAGTGAGTAGTGCTGGGCGCGGTCAGGTGCGTCGCTCGGGCGGCGTAAAGCAGCTGTTGGAGCGCACGTAACCGGACTCAAACGTTGCGCAACCGCGGGTCGAGCACGTCGCGGACGGCGTCCCCCAAGAGGTTGAAGCCTACGACCGCAAGGAAGATGGCGAGGCCCGGGAAGATCGACATCCACGGCGCCCTCAGGAACTGTGAGAAGCCGTCCCGGATCATGAGGCCCCACTCCGGTGCGGGGGGCTGCGCGCCCAGCCCGAGGAAGCCGAGCGCCGCCACGTCGAGGATGGCCGTGCCGATCGACAAAGTGAGTTGCACGATGAGGGGGGCGAGCGAGTTCGGAAACACGTGCTTGAACACGACCCTGAAGCCGCCGGACCCCAGCGCGCGGGCGGCCTGCACGTACTCGTTCTGGCGCACCTGCATGACCACCGAGCGCACTATCCGCGTGTAGATCGGCACTTGCGTGATGGCGATGGCGATGAGCGCGTTCGTCAGGTTCGGACCCAGGGTGGCGACGATGGCGATGGCCAGCAAGATGCCGGGGAACGCGAGGAGGATGTCCATCACCCACACCACGATCAGGTCTACGCGGCCGCCCGTGTAACCGGCCAGCAGCCCGAGCAGCGTGCCCACCACCGACGCGAAAGCGACGGCTATCAGCCCCGCCCGGAGGCTAATCCGGCCGCCATGCAGCACGCGCGTGAAGTTGTCGCGGCCCAGCTCGTCGGCGCCGAACCACCGCTCCGCGCTGGGCGGGCTGAGCCGCGCCCGCAAGTCGCGGTCGCGCTTGGCGTCGTACGGCTTGATGACGGGCGCAAGCAACGACACCACGATCAGGAACACGACGATGATGAGGCCGAGCACTCCCGTGGGGTGACGGAAGAAGCGCTTCAACCGGCTGTTGCCACGCCCCAAGGGCGCGTTCGCCGCCTCGAGAATGGCCGCTTCGGGGGCCATCAGCGGGCCGCCGCGCCCGGCACTGATTCAGCCGGCGGCACCCGTACGGTGTTCGCCATCGCCGGCGCCATCATGCGTACTGGACCCGAGGATCGATGAGCGTATAGGAGATGTCTACCAGCAGGTTCACCAGCACGAAGACCATGGCCACGAAGATCACTCCGCCCTGGATGATCGGGTAGTCGCGAGCCGCGATGCCGTCGTACACCCACCTGCCGATGCCCGGCCAACTGAACACGGTCTCCGTGAGGATGGCGCCCGAGAGCAGCGACCCGAAGCTGAGGCCGATGACGGTGATCACGGGCAGCAGGGCGTTGCGCAGGCTGTGCTTGCGTACTACCTTCTTGTTCGACAGGCCCTTGGCGCGCGCCGTGCGCACGTAGTCCTGCCCGAGCACCTCGAGCATGGCCGAACGCGTCATCCGCACGACGACGGCCAGCGGGATGGTGCCGAGCGCCACGGCAGGCAGCACCAGGTGGCGGGCGGCGTCCAGGGCACCCTTGAAGTTGCCCGTGAGCAGCCCGTCGAGCACGTAGAAGCCGGTGATGGGCTGGATGGTGGTGGCGATGGAGAGGCGGCCCGATGGCGGCAGCCAACCCAGCACCACGCCGAAGAAGTAGATGAGGATGATCCCCAACCAGAAGACCGGAAACGATACTCCCGCTATGGCAAGAAGCATGATCCCGGTGTCTACCAGGGTCCCCCGGCGCAGCGCCGCCCACATCCCGGCCGGGATACCTATCAGCACGGCGATGAGCATGGCGGAAAGCGCCAACTCGAAGGTAGCGGGAAAACGGTGCAGGATACTCTGCGTTATAGGCACCAGCGACAAGATGGAGCGTCCAAGGTCGCCCCTCACGAGACCACTCATGTAGTCGAAATATTGCGAGTCGAACAGGTCGCCGATGGCGCCGGTCTCGCGGAACTCGTCCACGTTGATGAACAGAGGTCGGTCGAGCCCGAGTTCGCTTCGGAGGCGCTCGATGAGTTTCGGCGCCGCCCTCTCGCCCAGCATCGCCGTTGCGGGGTCGCCAGGGATGACGCGCGTTAGCAGGAAGATAAGTAGGGTCACGCCTAGAAGCACTGGGATGAGGCCCAGCAAACGGCGGAGAATGTACCCGGTCAAGCCTGACTCCTAATTGCGGTAACGGATCCTTGGGCGTAGACCCGCGGCACGGTCGCGGCCGCCCCGAAGGCCCGCCAATACGGCACCAAGCGGCACGCCCGACCGGAAGGTGGGAGCGTCCTGAAGCGGACGCTCCCAACGGTCGGTGGCGTGGCGCCGGCCTACTCGGTCTTGGTGATCGGGTGCAGGTTCACGGAGCTGAACCCGAGCGGGCTGGGGACCCAACCGTGGATGTTGGCGCGCGTGGCGTTCAACGAACGGTTGTGAGCCACGGGCATGGCCACGGCCTGGTCGGCGATCATGTCGTTGACCTTGGCGTAAAGGGCGGCGCGTTCGGCCGGATCGGCGATCTGGCGCGCCTCGAGGAGCATGTCATGCACCTCGGCGTTATCCCAACCGCTGCGCCCCACGGCCGCGGGACCGAAGAAGGTGAGCAGGAAGTTGTCGGGGTCAGCGTAGTCGGCGTTCCAGCCGATCATGTACATGGCGAACTTGCCGGCGCGGTAGTCGCCGCCGTAGATGGCCCAGTCTTCCGTCTTCAGCACGGCGTTTATGCCGACGTCGGCGAGGTACGAAGCGATCGCCTCGGCGATGGGCTGCGGGGCCGGGAAGTACGGCCGGCTGACGGGCATGTACCAGAACTCGGTGTCGAAGCCGTTCGGGAAGCCGGCCTCGGCCAGCAGCTCCTTGGCGCGCTCCGGGTTGTACTCGTAGGGCCACGGCTCGCCGTGACCGAAGAGCGTGGGCGGCAGGAGATCGTTGGCCGTAACGCCCAAACCCTCGTAGAAGGCCTCGACGATGGCGTCACGGTCGACCGCGTACATGATCGCGCGGCGAACGAGCACGTTATCGAGGGGCGGATGGCCGAGGTGGATAGCGACGTAACCGATGTTCAGCTCGGATTCCGGGACCTGGACGACGAGGTTCGGATCGTTCTTCACGACCGCATAATCGTCCGAGGTGAGGAGAACGGC encodes:
- a CDS encoding DUF5996 family protein — encoded protein: MSTPTEPIAAFPDMDYESWRGTLQTIHRFAQVVGKVRLAASPRHNHWWNVPLRLTGRGLTSRPMGRDPIFCIDFDFLDHRLDLTTTAGQRYSFSLPGLSVAAFYERLQHGLATLGVRAQIDRPYPFDLPDADRPFSADTEHASYDTAAVTRYWQVLSQVNLLLEAFASGFSGKTSPVQHFWHTFDIAMTRFADKHVEQSAGADSVTREAYSREVISFGFWFGDENFREPAFYSYTAPEPDGLASEPLAPPSAGWVEQRGSHLAILHYRDLQEMPDPHQAVLDFYESAYQAGARLAGWDIARYASPDGVTDPRASSAD
- a CDS encoding Fic family protein, coding for MDGRREDRYQQPIGQSWLHRELGLAVPEPAVMSFTVSGARRTEVHDNRTYEFYPQQYAVEPTPIENVRFALRHEPFDLGVMIAAMRAIGPTGFEQWGRREPTGSHSRRAWFFYERLLGEKLDLPDVKRGNYVHALNPRQHVGLQTRRNSKRHRVIDNLLGGPKLCPVVRQTERLRTAREARLDEEARKLLARYDRTVLMWAVNYLFTKETRSTFAIEGERPSADRATRFVDVLRRAASIDVADSAGLVALQGAIVDPRYAAAGWRDFQNFVGQTISGYREEVHFISPKPADVADLMAGWRDLYRRLIDDDIDPVLAAAVVAFSFVFIHPFQAGNGRIHRFLIHHVLARRGYSPSKTIFPVSAAIVRQQQQYDEALEAFSRPLFEHIEWDWSQDGDLVVQNDTHHLYRYFDATRFVEFLYDRIADTIRIDLEEELGFMTVFDSALQGVREIVDMPDRRASLLVRSIMQNGGELSGRKREQFIELSDEEISRLEDAVSRAMALAGADAL
- a CDS encoding NADPH:quinone reductase produces the protein MTIPQTMRAAFIRGTGGVEQIEVGELPVPRPGPTDVLVRMEASAVNHVDLFVRSGAYRTHTPFPFVIGRDLVGTVIETGPGVASFDVGERVWCNSLGHHGRQGAFAEYAVVAEDRLYPLPVGVELKEVVSVLHTAATAHIGLVREAGLEAGETVFVEGGGGGVGSAVVQLARAAGAQVIATAAPEDQAWVDELGVQAVFDYHLKDVYARVREAAHDGIDVWWDTSGHNDFAQCLPLLAMGGRAVIMAGLQGQNPSLPVGDMYTRDVTLCGFAISNASTADLARAAASINRLLTSRKLKTRVGATFHLADAAKAHMAMASGSVKGRIVVVP
- a CDS encoding TrkA C-terminal domain-containing protein, coding for MAALDILASSPLLTIFLVVALGTAFGAIPFGPLRFGSAGALFVGLGLGALDHRLGEGLALVQTLGLALFVYTVGLAAGDTFFRDLRRQLPLMTGAVLTSVVAAGAAVGLGKLLGLGGALTAGTFAGALTSTPALAAATAAAGTSEPAVGYSLGYPIGVAVAILAVAAVVNRTWPGRRDPPSAASLGLDACTALVKTRTRFEDVPGFADQSVLISYLAREGRTRVATPGEELLPGDRVVVVGPLERVNEAVAHLGERVSEHLADDRTSVDYRRFVVSSRRVAGRSISDLDIPRRFGGVITRVRRGDLDLLARDDLTLDLGDRVLAVVPAEELTAVSEFLGDSERKVSEIDALTVGIGMALGLGLGLITIPLPGGASFSLGPAAGPLLVGMVLGGLERTGPVVWGMPGAANRTVRQLGLLLFLAAVGLTSGQDFASQAFTLTGLKVVLAAVLTVIVAATVLLLIARWIGVSAPRAAGAFAGLIGQPAILAYADSRVVDERVEAGYAAIFALGIVVKILLAQLIVAL
- a CDS encoding type II toxin-antitoxin system VapC family toxin, encoding MTYVDTNVIMYAVGRPHPLRDEVRERLATNSSPLLASAEVLQELLHAYLPVKRYAELDAAFVLVTDLTTVLDTTLANVRMARELARTVPSLAARGLIHLALALEHGVETLWTYDAALADAFRRNSR
- a CDS encoding dienelactone hydrolase family protein; the protein is MAEIALFHSVLGVRPGIHDAADRLRAHGHDVTVVDQYDGRVFDDYDKAGAFARSIGYPSLMRLALDAVTELDDGFIAAGFSNGGGMAEYVATQRHVGGVLMLSGALDLAMLGVEAWPAGVPAQIHYTVDDPFRNQVGIDALVKQIRDAGAHVAVFDYPGAGHLFTDRSLESEYDEQAAELLWSRVLPFCASPPS